One Clupea harengus chromosome 12, Ch_v2.0.2, whole genome shotgun sequence DNA segment encodes these proteins:
- the brd3a gene encoding bromodomain-containing protein 3a isoform X3, which yields MSAVTSATPAPPPPTNPPAPEVTNSEKPGRKTNQLQYMQNVVVKTLWKHQFAWPFYTPVDAIKLGLPDYHKIIKSPMDMGTIKRRLENAYYWSASECMQDFNTMFTNCYIYNKPTDDIVLMAQALEKIFLGKVAQMPQEEVELLPPAPKPPKGRKPTGPPGIGDQQEAAVSSASPPSSFPVPTSPESQTPVISPVPVAPVTSNIPSTQNTQATPMMPVGPPSQPLIKKGIKRKADTTTPNTSAITASRSESPTPLSEVKGGKPGPRRDSVTRPVKLTKKDPEEIELGAPQPLGGGGGGGGKRSRLTEHLKHCDTILKEMLSKKHAAYAWPFYKPVDADALALHDYHEIIKHPMDLSSVKKKMDGREYTDAQNFAADVRLMFSNCYKYNPPDHEVVAMARKLQDVFEMRFAKMPDESAALSPVGGSAAGGPVVSKSTGSSGGSSGDSSSDDTSDSEEERATRLAELQEQVGAEQQRLSEKKPIACRRGSKNGLHQLKAVHEQLAALSQAPVSKPKKKKEKKEKDKKKKERDNKHSKAKPEDDKKAKPSAGQPAKAAQQKKAPSKKANSTIPASRQPKKGGRTGETDEEEECLPMTYDEKRQLSLDINRLPGEKLGRVVHIIQTREPSLRDSNPDEIEIDFETLKPSTLRELEKYVKSCLQKKQRKPLQKGSGPGSGPSRLSGSSSSSDSGSSSSSGSSSDSSDSD from the exons ATGTCCGCCGTCACCTCGGCAACCccagccccgcccccccctacGAACCCCCCGGCCCCTGAGGTGACCAACTCCGAAAAGCCAGGTCGGAAGACCAACCAGCTGCAGTACATGCAGAATGTAGTGGTGAAGACGTTGTGGAAGCACCAGTTTGCGTGGCCCTTCTACACGCCGGTGGACGCCATCAAACTAGGCCTGCCG GATTATCATAAGATAATCAAGAGCCCCATGGACATGGGCACAATCAAGAGGAGGCTGGAGAATGCCTACTATTGGAGTGCCAGCGAGTGCATGCAGGACTTCAACACCATGTTCACCAACTGCTACATTTACAACAAG cCCACAGACGATATCGTCCTCATGGCTCAGGCCCTGGAGAAGATCTTCCTCGGGAAGGTCGCTCAGATGCCCCAGGAGGAGGTAGAGCTGCTCCCACCTGCCCCGAAGCCCCCCAAAGGCCGCAAGCCTACTGGACCACCCGGAATAG GTGACCAGCAAGAGGCAGCCGTATCGTCAGCCTCTCCGCCCTCGTCCTTCCCAGTGCCCACGTCTCCGGAGTCCCAGACGCCGGTCATCTCCCCAGTGCCCGTGGCCCCCGTCACCTCCAACATCCCCTCCACACAGAACACGCAGGCTACACCCATGATGCCTGTGGGACCGCCCTCTCAGCCCTTGATCAAA AAAGGGATCAAGAGGAAAGCGGACACCACCACGCCCAACACCTCAGCCATCACGGCCAGCCGCAGCGAGTCGCCCACGCCGCTCTCCGAGGTCAAGGGTGGCAAGCCGGGCCCGCGGCGCGATAGCGTCACCCGGCCCGTCAAGCTGACCAAGAAGGACCCGGAGGAGATCGAGCTGGGTGCCCCCCAGCCACTcggcggtggtggcggcggcggcggcaagCGCTCGCGCCTCACTGAGCATCTCAAGCACTGCGACACCATCCTGAAGGAGATGCTGTCCAAGAAGCACGCCGCCTACGCCTGGCCCTTCTACAAGCCCGTGGACGCCGACGCGCTAGCCCTGCATGACTACCACGAAATCATCAAGCACCCTATGGACCTGAGCTCCGTCAAG AAAAAGATGGACGGTCGGGAGTATACGGACGCACAGAATTTTGCTGCAGACGTGCGATTAATGTTCTCAAATTGTTACAAATACAACCCGCCAGATCATGAGGTGGTTGCCATGGCCAGGAAACTACAG gacgtGTTTGAGATGCGCTTTGCCAAGATGCCCGACGAGTCGGCGGCACTGAGCCCGGTGGGCGGCAGTGCGGCGGGCGGGCCGGTGGTCAGTAAGAGCACgggcagcagcggcggcagcagcggtGACTCCTCCTCCGACGACACCTCCGACTCCGAGGAGGAGCGCGCCACTCGCCTGGCAGAGCTGCAGGAACAGGTGGGTGCTGAACAG CAGCGGTTGTCTGAAAAGAAGCCCATTGCTTGCAGGCGGGGGAGTAAAAACGGGTTGCATCAG CTGAAGGCCGTCCACGAGCAGCTGGCCGCTCTCTCTCAGGCCCCCGTCAGCAaaccaaagaagaagaaggagaagaaagagaaggacaagaagaagaaggagcgTGACAACAAGCACAGCAAAGCCAAGCCCGAGGACGACAAGAAGGCCAAGCCGAGCGCGGGGCAGCCCGCCAAAGCGGCCCAGCAGAAGAAGGCGCCGTCCAAGAAGGCCAACAGCACCATCCCAGCCTCAAG GCAACCAAAGAAGGGTGGCCGCACGGGCGAGacggacgaggaggaggagtgtcTGCCCATGACGTACGACGAGAAGCGACAGCTGAGCTTGGACATCAACCGGCTGCCGGGCGAGAAGCTGGGCCGAGTGGTGCACATCATCCAGACGCGCGAGCCCTCGCTGCGCGACTCCAACCCTGACGAGATCGAGATCGACTTTGAGACGCTCAAGCCGTCCACGCTGCGCGAGCTGGAGAAGTACGTCAAGTCCTGCCTGCAGAAGAAGCAGAGGAAACCCTTAC AGAAAGGCTCGGGCCCTGGTTCCGGTCCGTCTCGTTtgagtggcagcagcagctcgTCAGACTCGGGGAGCAGCAGCTCCAGCGGCTCCAGCTCGGACAGCAGCGActctgactga
- the brd3a gene encoding bromodomain-containing protein 3a isoform X8 has protein sequence MSAVTSATPAPPPPTNPPAPEVTNSEKPGRKTNQLQYMQNVVVKTLWKHQFAWPFYTPVDAIKLGLPDYHKIIKSPMDMGTIKRRLENAYYWSASECMQDFNTMFTNCYIYNKPTDDIVLMAQALEKIFLGKVAQMPQEEVELLPPAPKPPKGRKPTGPPGIGDQQEAAVSSASPPSSFPVPTSPESQTPVISPVPVAPVTSNIPSTQNTQATPMMPVGPPSQPLIKKKGIKRKADTTTPNTSAITASRSESPTPLSEVKGGKPGPRRDSVTRPVKLTKKDPEEIELGAPQPLGGGGGGGGKRSRLTEHLKHCDTILKEMLSKKHAAYAWPFYKPVDADALALHDYHEIIKHPMDLSSVKKKMDGREYTDAQNFAADVRLMFSNCYKYNPPDHEVVAMARKLQDVFEMRFAKMPDESAALSPVGGSAAGGPVVSKSTGSSGGSSGDSSSDDTSDSEEERATRLAELQEQLKAVHEQLAALSQAPVSKPKKKKEKKEKDKKKKERDNKHSKAKPEDDKKAKPSAGQPAKAAQQKKAPSKKANSTIPASRQPKKGGRTGETDEEEECLPMTYDEKRQLSLDINRLPGEKLGRVVHIIQTREPSLRDSNPDEIEIDFETLKPSTLRELEKYVKSCLQKKQRKPLQKGSGPGSGPSRLSGSSSSSDSGSSSSSGSSSDSSDSD, from the exons ATGTCCGCCGTCACCTCGGCAACCccagccccgcccccccctacGAACCCCCCGGCCCCTGAGGTGACCAACTCCGAAAAGCCAGGTCGGAAGACCAACCAGCTGCAGTACATGCAGAATGTAGTGGTGAAGACGTTGTGGAAGCACCAGTTTGCGTGGCCCTTCTACACGCCGGTGGACGCCATCAAACTAGGCCTGCCG GATTATCATAAGATAATCAAGAGCCCCATGGACATGGGCACAATCAAGAGGAGGCTGGAGAATGCCTACTATTGGAGTGCCAGCGAGTGCATGCAGGACTTCAACACCATGTTCACCAACTGCTACATTTACAACAAG cCCACAGACGATATCGTCCTCATGGCTCAGGCCCTGGAGAAGATCTTCCTCGGGAAGGTCGCTCAGATGCCCCAGGAGGAGGTAGAGCTGCTCCCACCTGCCCCGAAGCCCCCCAAAGGCCGCAAGCCTACTGGACCACCCGGAATAG GTGACCAGCAAGAGGCAGCCGTATCGTCAGCCTCTCCGCCCTCGTCCTTCCCAGTGCCCACGTCTCCGGAGTCCCAGACGCCGGTCATCTCCCCAGTGCCCGTGGCCCCCGTCACCTCCAACATCCCCTCCACACAGAACACGCAGGCTACACCCATGATGCCTGTGGGACCGCCCTCTCAGCCCTTGATCAAA AAGAAAGGGATCAAGAGGAAAGCGGACACCACCACGCCCAACACCTCAGCCATCACGGCCAGCCGCAGCGAGTCGCCCACGCCGCTCTCCGAGGTCAAGGGTGGCAAGCCGGGCCCGCGGCGCGATAGCGTCACCCGGCCCGTCAAGCTGACCAAGAAGGACCCGGAGGAGATCGAGCTGGGTGCCCCCCAGCCACTcggcggtggtggcggcggcggcggcaagCGCTCGCGCCTCACTGAGCATCTCAAGCACTGCGACACCATCCTGAAGGAGATGCTGTCCAAGAAGCACGCCGCCTACGCCTGGCCCTTCTACAAGCCCGTGGACGCCGACGCGCTAGCCCTGCATGACTACCACGAAATCATCAAGCACCCTATGGACCTGAGCTCCGTCAAG AAAAAGATGGACGGTCGGGAGTATACGGACGCACAGAATTTTGCTGCAGACGTGCGATTAATGTTCTCAAATTGTTACAAATACAACCCGCCAGATCATGAGGTGGTTGCCATGGCCAGGAAACTACAG gacgtGTTTGAGATGCGCTTTGCCAAGATGCCCGACGAGTCGGCGGCACTGAGCCCGGTGGGCGGCAGTGCGGCGGGCGGGCCGGTGGTCAGTAAGAGCACgggcagcagcggcggcagcagcggtGACTCCTCCTCCGACGACACCTCCGACTCCGAGGAGGAGCGCGCCACTCGCCTGGCAGAGCTGCAGGAACAG CTGAAGGCCGTCCACGAGCAGCTGGCCGCTCTCTCTCAGGCCCCCGTCAGCAaaccaaagaagaagaaggagaagaaagagaaggacaagaagaagaaggagcgTGACAACAAGCACAGCAAAGCCAAGCCCGAGGACGACAAGAAGGCCAAGCCGAGCGCGGGGCAGCCCGCCAAAGCGGCCCAGCAGAAGAAGGCGCCGTCCAAGAAGGCCAACAGCACCATCCCAGCCTCAAG GCAACCAAAGAAGGGTGGCCGCACGGGCGAGacggacgaggaggaggagtgtcTGCCCATGACGTACGACGAGAAGCGACAGCTGAGCTTGGACATCAACCGGCTGCCGGGCGAGAAGCTGGGCCGAGTGGTGCACATCATCCAGACGCGCGAGCCCTCGCTGCGCGACTCCAACCCTGACGAGATCGAGATCGACTTTGAGACGCTCAAGCCGTCCACGCTGCGCGAGCTGGAGAAGTACGTCAAGTCCTGCCTGCAGAAGAAGCAGAGGAAACCCTTAC AGAAAGGCTCGGGCCCTGGTTCCGGTCCGTCTCGTTtgagtggcagcagcagctcgTCAGACTCGGGGAGCAGCAGCTCCAGCGGCTCCAGCTCGGACAGCAGCGActctgactga
- the brd3a gene encoding bromodomain-containing protein 3a isoform X6 — MSAVTSATPAPPPPTNPPAPEVTNSEKPGRKTNQLQYMQNVVVKTLWKHQFAWPFYTPVDAIKLGLPDYHKIIKSPMDMGTIKRRLENAYYWSASECMQDFNTMFTNCYIYNKPTDDIVLMAQALEKIFLGKVAQMPQEEVELLPPAPKPPKGRKPTGPPGIGDQQEAAVSSASPPSSFPVPTSPESQTPVISPVPVAPVTSNIPSTQNTQATPMMPVGPPSQPLIKKKGIKRKADTTTPNTSAITASRSESPTPLSEVKGGKPGPRRDSVTRPVKLTKKDPEEIELGAPQPLGGGGGGGGKRSRLTEHLKHCDTILKEMLSKKHAAYAWPFYKPVDADALALHDYHEIIKHPMDLSSVKKKMDGREYTDAQNFAADVRLMFSNCYKYNPPDHEVVAMARKLQDVFEMRFAKMPDESAALSPVGGSAAGGPVVSKSTGSSGGSSGDSSSDDTSDSEEERATRLAELQEQRLSEKKPIACRRGSKNGLHQLKAVHEQLAALSQAPVSKPKKKKEKKEKDKKKKERDNKHSKAKPEDDKKAKPSAGQPAKAAQQKKAPSKKANSTIPASRQPKKGGRTGETDEEEECLPMTYDEKRQLSLDINRLPGEKLGRVVHIIQTREPSLRDSNPDEIEIDFETLKPSTLRELEKYVKSCLQKKQRKPLQKGSGPGSGPSRLSGSSSSSDSGSSSSSGSSSDSSDSD; from the exons ATGTCCGCCGTCACCTCGGCAACCccagccccgcccccccctacGAACCCCCCGGCCCCTGAGGTGACCAACTCCGAAAAGCCAGGTCGGAAGACCAACCAGCTGCAGTACATGCAGAATGTAGTGGTGAAGACGTTGTGGAAGCACCAGTTTGCGTGGCCCTTCTACACGCCGGTGGACGCCATCAAACTAGGCCTGCCG GATTATCATAAGATAATCAAGAGCCCCATGGACATGGGCACAATCAAGAGGAGGCTGGAGAATGCCTACTATTGGAGTGCCAGCGAGTGCATGCAGGACTTCAACACCATGTTCACCAACTGCTACATTTACAACAAG cCCACAGACGATATCGTCCTCATGGCTCAGGCCCTGGAGAAGATCTTCCTCGGGAAGGTCGCTCAGATGCCCCAGGAGGAGGTAGAGCTGCTCCCACCTGCCCCGAAGCCCCCCAAAGGCCGCAAGCCTACTGGACCACCCGGAATAG GTGACCAGCAAGAGGCAGCCGTATCGTCAGCCTCTCCGCCCTCGTCCTTCCCAGTGCCCACGTCTCCGGAGTCCCAGACGCCGGTCATCTCCCCAGTGCCCGTGGCCCCCGTCACCTCCAACATCCCCTCCACACAGAACACGCAGGCTACACCCATGATGCCTGTGGGACCGCCCTCTCAGCCCTTGATCAAA AAGAAAGGGATCAAGAGGAAAGCGGACACCACCACGCCCAACACCTCAGCCATCACGGCCAGCCGCAGCGAGTCGCCCACGCCGCTCTCCGAGGTCAAGGGTGGCAAGCCGGGCCCGCGGCGCGATAGCGTCACCCGGCCCGTCAAGCTGACCAAGAAGGACCCGGAGGAGATCGAGCTGGGTGCCCCCCAGCCACTcggcggtggtggcggcggcggcggcaagCGCTCGCGCCTCACTGAGCATCTCAAGCACTGCGACACCATCCTGAAGGAGATGCTGTCCAAGAAGCACGCCGCCTACGCCTGGCCCTTCTACAAGCCCGTGGACGCCGACGCGCTAGCCCTGCATGACTACCACGAAATCATCAAGCACCCTATGGACCTGAGCTCCGTCAAG AAAAAGATGGACGGTCGGGAGTATACGGACGCACAGAATTTTGCTGCAGACGTGCGATTAATGTTCTCAAATTGTTACAAATACAACCCGCCAGATCATGAGGTGGTTGCCATGGCCAGGAAACTACAG gacgtGTTTGAGATGCGCTTTGCCAAGATGCCCGACGAGTCGGCGGCACTGAGCCCGGTGGGCGGCAGTGCGGCGGGCGGGCCGGTGGTCAGTAAGAGCACgggcagcagcggcggcagcagcggtGACTCCTCCTCCGACGACACCTCCGACTCCGAGGAGGAGCGCGCCACTCGCCTGGCAGAGCTGCAGGAACAG CGGTTGTCTGAAAAGAAGCCCATTGCTTGCAGGCGGGGGAGTAAAAACGGGTTGCATCAG CTGAAGGCCGTCCACGAGCAGCTGGCCGCTCTCTCTCAGGCCCCCGTCAGCAaaccaaagaagaagaaggagaagaaagagaaggacaagaagaagaaggagcgTGACAACAAGCACAGCAAAGCCAAGCCCGAGGACGACAAGAAGGCCAAGCCGAGCGCGGGGCAGCCCGCCAAAGCGGCCCAGCAGAAGAAGGCGCCGTCCAAGAAGGCCAACAGCACCATCCCAGCCTCAAG GCAACCAAAGAAGGGTGGCCGCACGGGCGAGacggacgaggaggaggagtgtcTGCCCATGACGTACGACGAGAAGCGACAGCTGAGCTTGGACATCAACCGGCTGCCGGGCGAGAAGCTGGGCCGAGTGGTGCACATCATCCAGACGCGCGAGCCCTCGCTGCGCGACTCCAACCCTGACGAGATCGAGATCGACTTTGAGACGCTCAAGCCGTCCACGCTGCGCGAGCTGGAGAAGTACGTCAAGTCCTGCCTGCAGAAGAAGCAGAGGAAACCCTTAC AGAAAGGCTCGGGCCCTGGTTCCGGTCCGTCTCGTTtgagtggcagcagcagctcgTCAGACTCGGGGAGCAGCAGCTCCAGCGGCTCCAGCTCGGACAGCAGCGActctgactga